A stretch of the Cellulomonas sp. WB94 genome encodes the following:
- the tilS gene encoding tRNA lysidine(34) synthetase TilS, producing MTGPAPEVAALRSAVTAATSDLPDGALVLVACSGGPDSLALAAAAAFVARRSTRASGRGSAGPLLRAGAVVVDHGLQPGSAEVAAAAAAACRTLGLDPVEVVRVHVTASGGPEAAARDARYAALDDTARRLGGAAVLLGHTLDDQAEQVLLGLARGAGGRSLAGMPARRGLLRRPLLGLRRTDTLAACAALGLEPWHDPTNVPTDPGAGPLRSRVRAHVLPVLEDELGPGVAQALARTADQLREDADALDALAADLLAASLVAEDAPADAPAGASDDAREPGRPHGPVQLDVEVLAAAAPALRRRALRAAAIRAGAPAGSVHRTHVLALDALLTHWHGQGPLDLPGLRAVRAYGRLMLQPDQ from the coding sequence ATGACCGGACCGGCGCCCGAGGTCGCCGCGCTGCGGTCGGCCGTCACCGCGGCGACCTCCGACCTTCCCGATGGCGCGCTCGTCCTCGTCGCCTGCTCGGGGGGACCCGACTCGCTCGCGCTCGCGGCCGCGGCGGCGTTCGTCGCCCGACGCAGCACCCGTGCCTCGGGGCGGGGGAGCGCCGGACCCCTGCTCCGCGCGGGCGCGGTCGTCGTCGACCACGGTCTGCAGCCTGGCAGCGCCGAGGTCGCGGCGGCGGCCGCCGCCGCGTGCCGCACGCTCGGCCTCGACCCCGTCGAGGTCGTCCGCGTCCACGTCACCGCGTCCGGCGGGCCCGAGGCGGCGGCACGCGACGCGAGGTACGCGGCCCTCGACGACACCGCCCGACGGCTCGGCGGCGCCGCGGTGCTCCTCGGCCACACGCTCGACGACCAGGCCGAGCAGGTCCTGCTCGGGCTCGCGCGCGGTGCGGGCGGACGGTCGCTCGCGGGGATGCCTGCCCGGCGCGGACTGCTGCGCCGCCCGCTGCTCGGTCTGCGACGCACCGACACGCTCGCCGCGTGCGCCGCCCTCGGGCTCGAACCCTGGCACGACCCGACGAACGTCCCGACGGACCCAGGTGCAGGGCCGCTGCGCTCCCGCGTGCGGGCGCACGTGCTGCCGGTGCTCGAGGACGAGCTCGGGCCGGGCGTGGCCCAGGCGCTCGCCCGCACCGCGGACCAGCTGCGCGAGGACGCCGACGCGCTCGACGCGCTCGCGGCCGACCTGCTGGCGGCGTCGCTGGTTGCCGAGGACGCACCGGCCGACGCGCCCGCGGGCGCGTCCGACGACGCGCGCGAGCCGGGCCGACCGCACGGGCCGGTCCAGCTCGACGTCGAGGTGCTGGCCGCGGCCGCTCCCGCGCTGCGTCGCCGGGCCCTGCGCGCCGCCGCGATCCGCGCGGGGGCACCTGCCGGGTCCGTGCACCGCACGCACGTCCTGGCCCTCGACGCCCTCCTGACCCACTGGCACGGACAGGGCCCGCTCGACCTGCCCGGGCTCCGGGCCGTGCGCGCGTATGGCAGGCTGATGCTTCAACCCGACCAGTGA
- a CDS encoding homoserine O-acetyltransferase produces MSSSRTPRTSAASRGLGSVAAPASSAWREGDEPGGRQFLDIGPLRLEAGGRLAAVRLAYETWGTLNEAGDNAILVLHALTGDSHVTGPAGPGHPTPGWWSSLVGPGAPIDTDRYFVVAPNVLGGCQGSTGPASAAPDGRPWGSRFPHLTVRDQVHAEVRLADALGIDAWALVIGASMGGQRVLEWGVSAPDRVRGLAAIATAAQTSGDQVASFHTQLAAIQADPRFAGGDYYDAPDGEGPHTGLGIARQIAHQTYRSALELDERFGRIPQGGENPLEGGRFAVQSYLDHHGDKLARRFDANTYVTLTRTMITHDLGRDRGGVEAALATVTAKALVVAVDTDRLFLPSQSERIAAGIPGAGPVRSIRSDYGHDGFLIEADQVGRIVSDFLAEPVRVRP; encoded by the coding sequence ATGTCGAGCTCGCGCACCCCCCGGACCTCAGCCGCCTCCCGCGGGCTGGGTTCGGTCGCGGCGCCCGCGAGCAGCGCCTGGCGCGAGGGCGACGAGCCCGGCGGGCGCCAGTTCCTCGACATCGGACCGTTGCGGCTCGAGGCCGGTGGCCGTCTCGCGGCGGTGCGCCTGGCCTACGAGACGTGGGGCACGCTCAACGAGGCCGGTGACAACGCGATCCTCGTGCTGCACGCGCTCACCGGCGACTCGCACGTCACCGGGCCCGCGGGACCGGGTCACCCGACGCCCGGCTGGTGGTCCTCGCTCGTCGGCCCCGGCGCGCCCATCGACACCGACCGGTACTTCGTCGTCGCCCCCAACGTGCTCGGCGGCTGTCAGGGCTCGACGGGCCCGGCGTCCGCGGCCCCGGACGGGCGGCCGTGGGGCAGCAGGTTCCCGCACCTCACCGTCCGCGACCAGGTCCACGCGGAGGTCCGGCTCGCGGACGCGCTCGGGATCGACGCCTGGGCCCTCGTCATCGGCGCCTCCATGGGCGGGCAGCGCGTGCTCGAGTGGGGCGTGTCCGCACCGGACCGCGTCCGCGGGCTCGCCGCGATCGCCACCGCCGCGCAGACGTCCGGCGACCAGGTCGCGAGCTTCCACACGCAGCTCGCCGCGATCCAGGCCGACCCCCGCTTCGCCGGCGGCGACTACTACGACGCGCCCGACGGCGAGGGACCGCACACCGGTCTCGGCATCGCGCGGCAGATCGCCCACCAGACGTACCGCAGCGCGCTCGAGCTCGACGAGCGGTTCGGGCGCATCCCGCAGGGCGGCGAGAACCCCCTCGAGGGCGGCCGGTTCGCCGTGCAGTCCTACCTCGACCACCACGGCGACAAGCTCGCGCGACGGTTCGACGCGAACACCTACGTGACGCTGACCCGCACGATGATCACCCACGACCTCGGCCGGGACCGGGGCGGGGTCGAGGCGGCTCTCGCGACCGTCACCGCGAAGGCCCTCGTCGTCGCGGTCGACACCGACCGGCTGTTCCTCCCGTCGCAGTCCGAGCGCATCGCGGCCGGCATCCCGGGCGCCGGCCCGGTCCGGTCGATCCGGTCCGACTACGGGCACGACGGGTTCCTCATCGAGGCCGACCAGGTCGGGCGCATCGTCTCCGACTTCCTGGCCGAGCCGGTGCGCGTCCGGCCCTGA
- a CDS encoding zinc-dependent metalloprotease, translating into MNQAMGDDGTDAVRGPVDWDLAARLSGQLASPGPTATRAELVDLVTTLRTAARAATAHAARITELVPADGTDPETDPVSLVQVVDRPGWAQANIRMLAAMTASVRGGDASTGVRLAGAAQVGGVLALLAGKVLGQFDPFTADARAPHGRLLLVAPNVLQVERALGVEPADFRLWIALHEQTHALQFAAAPWLADHLRAGASALLDDLGELVPGGLVPGAGHGGRGHGGQGRRGQDGGPSLADVVRIASRVLVGPDDDGDAGLLGLLSPAQRAQLDEVGAVMALLEGHADVAMDAVGPSVVPSVRHIRARFEARRDAGAASHGLERVLRRLLGLDAKLAQYRDGAAFVREVRRAVGTAGLNAVWSAPEQLPTAREIADPRAWVRRVHG; encoded by the coding sequence GTGAACCAGGCCATGGGGGACGACGGGACGGACGCCGTGCGCGGACCCGTCGACTGGGACCTGGCCGCGCGCCTCTCTGGGCAGCTCGCGTCACCGGGCCCGACGGCGACCCGGGCCGAGCTCGTCGACCTCGTCACCACGCTCCGTACCGCCGCCCGGGCGGCCACCGCGCACGCCGCGCGCATCACCGAGCTCGTCCCGGCCGACGGAACCGATCCCGAGACCGACCCGGTCTCGCTCGTGCAGGTCGTGGACCGCCCGGGCTGGGCGCAGGCGAACATCCGGATGCTGGCTGCGATGACGGCGTCCGTCCGGGGCGGCGACGCGTCGACCGGCGTGCGGCTCGCCGGGGCCGCGCAGGTCGGCGGGGTCCTCGCGCTGCTCGCGGGCAAGGTGCTCGGCCAGTTCGACCCGTTCACCGCGGACGCGCGCGCTCCGCACGGCCGGCTCCTGCTCGTCGCGCCCAACGTGCTCCAGGTCGAGCGCGCGCTCGGCGTCGAGCCGGCCGACTTCCGGCTGTGGATCGCGCTGCACGAGCAGACGCACGCGCTGCAGTTCGCGGCGGCGCCGTGGCTCGCCGACCACCTGCGCGCGGGCGCGTCCGCGCTCCTCGACGACCTCGGGGAGCTCGTCCCGGGCGGGCTCGTGCCGGGCGCCGGTCATGGCGGGCGCGGTCACGGCGGGCAGGGGCGCCGCGGCCAGGACGGCGGCCCGTCCCTCGCCGACGTCGTCCGCATCGCCTCGCGCGTCCTCGTGGGGCCCGACGACGACGGCGACGCCGGGCTGCTCGGCCTGCTCTCGCCCGCCCAGCGCGCCCAGCTCGACGAGGTGGGCGCCGTGATGGCGCTCCTCGAGGGCCACGCCGACGTGGCGATGGACGCCGTCGGCCCCTCGGTCGTGCCGTCCGTCCGCCACATCCGGGCGCGGTTCGAGGCCCGCCGCGACGCCGGCGCGGCCTCCCACGGGCTCGAGCGCGTGCTGCGCCGGCTCCTAGGCCTCGACGCGAAGCTCGCGCAGTACCGGGACGGTGCGGCCTTCGTCCGCGAGGTCCGTCGGGCCGTCGGCACCGCGGGGCTCAACGCCGTCTGGTCCGCGCCCGAGCAGCTGCCCACCGCGCGGGAGATCGCCGACCCGCGTGCGTGGGTGCGTCGGGTCCACGGCTGA
- the hpt gene encoding hypoxanthine phosphoribosyltransferase, producing the protein MDPVDMGSDLERVLLTEEQLGARLDEMAAQIDADYVGKELLVVGVLKGAVMVMADLVRRLHSSVQMDWMAVSSYGSGTKSSGVVRILKDLDADLTGRHVLIVEDIIDSGLTLSWLLANLRSRGPETVEIATMLRKPDAAKVAVDVKYVGFEIPNEFVVGYGLDFDEKYRNLPFVGTLAPHVYGA; encoded by the coding sequence GTGGACCCTGTGGACATGGGCAGCGACCTGGAGCGCGTCCTCCTGACCGAGGAGCAGCTCGGTGCGCGCCTCGACGAGATGGCGGCGCAGATCGACGCCGACTACGTGGGCAAGGAGCTGCTGGTCGTCGGTGTGCTCAAGGGCGCGGTGATGGTCATGGCCGACCTCGTGCGCCGCCTGCACTCATCGGTGCAGATGGACTGGATGGCGGTCTCGTCGTACGGCTCGGGCACCAAGTCCTCGGGCGTCGTGCGCATCCTCAAGGACCTGGACGCCGACCTCACAGGCCGTCACGTCCTCATCGTCGAGGACATCATCGACTCGGGCCTGACGCTGTCGTGGCTGCTCGCGAACCTGCGCAGCCGCGGGCCGGAGACCGTCGAGATCGCGACGATGCTCCGCAAGCCGGACGCCGCGAAGGTCGCCGTCGACGTCAAGTACGTCGGCTTCGAGATCCCCAACGAGTTCGTGGTCGGCTACGGCCTGGACTTCGACGAGAAGTACCGGAACCTGCCGTTCGTCGGGACGCTGGCCCCGCACGTCTACGGGGCCTGA
- a CDS encoding inorganic diphosphatase translates to MEFDVTIEIPKGQRNKYEVDHATGRIRLDRMLFTSTRYPDDYGFIEGTLGEDGDPLDALVLLEEPTFPGCLIRCRALGMFRMRDEAGGDDKVLCVPTGDQRAAWRQDIDDVSDFHRLEIQHFFEVYKDLEPGKSVEGAHWTDRIEAEAEIERSRQRAIDTGYYMH, encoded by the coding sequence GTGGAGTTCGACGTCACGATCGAGATCCCCAAGGGGCAGCGCAACAAGTACGAGGTCGACCACGCGACGGGACGGATCCGCCTCGACCGCATGCTCTTCACCTCGACCCGGTACCCCGACGACTACGGCTTCATCGAGGGCACCCTCGGTGAGGACGGCGACCCGCTCGACGCGCTCGTCCTCCTCGAGGAGCCGACGTTCCCCGGCTGCCTGATCCGGTGTCGCGCGCTCGGGATGTTCCGCATGCGCGACGAGGCCGGTGGCGACGACAAGGTCCTGTGCGTGCCGACGGGCGACCAGCGCGCCGCCTGGCGCCAGGACATCGACGACGTGTCCGACTTCCACCGCCTCGAGATCCAGCACTTCTTCGAGGTCTACAAGGACCTCGAGCCGGGCAAGTCCGTCGAGGGTGCGCACTGGACCGACCGCATCGAGGCCGAGGCCGAGATCGAGCGGTCGCGTCAGCGCGCGATCGACACCGGCTACTACATGCACTGA
- a CDS encoding C40 family peptidase: protein MALRLGTVNGRTRAAVATLAAAVLLVGSATTGSADPTAPSDRDVRAAQQAVTAAQMSVAEIEVRLAQQSVERDAAVVAVQAAGEKYTQAESDRAAAADAATEAATRAAAADAQAETARRSLVAIARQTARSGGSMDTIEAVLSADGFRQVVDRSTTLARVGTKADEAVQRYRAAQLVATTLQARADSAVAAQATASAAAKDALAAAEATQAASDAALAAAAAERDDLIGQLAAARSTSAEVERARQDQLDADRQARADAAAEALRRAAAPAAAVTTVAAAVPSAATSPTTTTTQPPAAAAPAAAPAAPAPAVSAPAAPVASAPTSPATTTPAPTPTTAPTGAYGLGTGRSRGSADQGAAAVAWASAQVGLPYVYGSAGFESFDCSGLTMRSWQAAGVNLGRTSRDQYKQVLKISYDDMRPGDLVFYSTDPNDPDAIYHVAMWIGGNQVVEAPRPGVPVRITSMRWAATMPFAGRA from the coding sequence GTGGCACTTCGACTCGGGACGGTCAACGGACGCACGCGCGCGGCGGTCGCGACGCTGGCGGCCGCGGTCCTCCTCGTCGGTTCCGCGACCACCGGCTCGGCGGACCCGACGGCCCCGAGCGACCGGGACGTGCGCGCCGCGCAGCAGGCCGTCACCGCCGCGCAGATGTCGGTCGCCGAGATCGAGGTGCGGCTCGCGCAGCAGAGCGTCGAGCGCGACGCAGCCGTCGTCGCCGTCCAGGCGGCCGGCGAGAAGTACACGCAGGCCGAGTCCGACCGGGCCGCCGCCGCCGACGCCGCGACCGAGGCCGCCACGCGGGCCGCCGCCGCGGACGCCCAGGCCGAGACCGCACGCCGCTCCCTCGTCGCGATCGCCCGGCAGACCGCACGGTCGGGCGGCTCGATGGACACGATCGAAGCCGTCCTGTCCGCCGACGGGTTCCGCCAGGTCGTCGACCGCAGCACGACCCTCGCGCGCGTCGGCACCAAGGCCGACGAGGCGGTCCAGCGGTACCGGGCCGCTCAGCTCGTCGCGACCACGCTCCAGGCACGCGCCGACTCCGCAGTCGCCGCGCAGGCCACCGCGAGCGCAGCAGCCAAGGATGCGCTCGCCGCCGCCGAGGCCACGCAGGCCGCGTCCGACGCGGCGCTCGCCGCTGCGGCCGCCGAGCGTGACGACCTCATCGGGCAGCTCGCCGCGGCCCGCAGCACGAGCGCCGAGGTCGAGCGCGCACGCCAGGACCAGCTCGACGCCGACCGCCAGGCGCGCGCCGACGCCGCGGCCGAGGCGTTGCGACGCGCTGCCGCACCGGCCGCCGCGGTGACCACGGTCGCGGCCGCCGTACCGTCGGCCGCGACGTCACCCACCACCACGACGACCCAGCCGCCCGCGGCTGCCGCGCCTGCCGCCGCACCGGCCGCGCCCGCACCCGCCGTCTCGGCGCCGGCCGCTCCGGTGGCCTCTGCCCCGACGTCGCCCGCGACGACCACCCCCGCACCGACCCCGACGACCGCCCCGACGGGCGCGTACGGGCTCGGCACCGGCCGGTCCCGCGGCTCCGCGGACCAGGGTGCCGCAGCCGTCGCGTGGGCGTCGGCACAGGTGGGTCTGCCGTACGTCTACGGCTCAGCGGGCTTCGAGAGCTTCGACTGCTCCGGGCTCACGATGCGCTCGTGGCAGGCGGCCGGTGTCAACCTCGGCCGGACCTCGCGGGACCAGTACAAGCAGGTCCTGAAGATCAGCTACGACGACATGCGCCCCGGTGACCTGGTCTTCTACTCGACCGACCCCAACGACCCGGACGCGATCTACCACGTCGCGATGTGGATCGGCGGGAACCAGGTCGTGGAGGCCCCGCGGCCGGGTGTGCCGGTCCGGATCACGTCGATGCGCTGGGCCGCGACGATGCCGTTCGCCGGCCGCGCCTGA
- the ftsH gene encoding ATP-dependent zinc metalloprotease FtsH encodes MTLKRLTRGPAVWIALAVVLVWIGVSALSGTGVQRIDTSDGLKLLAQGKVEQAKITDGLQRVDLTLTEDFTSGDTNLGKLVQFYYVVPQGATVVEAIQKADPPGGFNSDNPQQSWWGSILTLILPMILLLGLFWFLMSNAQGGGSRVMSFGKSRAKLVNKESPQVTFADVAGVDEAVEELQEIKDFLAEPAKFLAVGAKIPKGVLLYGAPGTGKTLLARAVAGEAGVPFYSISGSDFVEMFVGVGASRVRDLFDQAKQNAPSIIFIDEIDAVGRHRGAGMGGGHDEREQTLNQMLVEMDGFDVKANVILIAATNRPDILDPALLRPGRFDRQIAVDAPDLKGRARILQVHAQGKPMAPHVDLTAVARRTPGFTGADLANVLNEAALLTARTGGTTIGDHELDEAIDRVIAGPQKRTRIMKVSEQKITAYHEGGHALVATALRYTDPVTKVTILPRGRALGYTMVMPTEDKYSTTRNELLDQLAYAMGGRVAEELVFHDPTTGASNDIDKATETARKMVTQYGMSEVIGAVKLGQDSGEVFMGRDMGHGRDYSESVATSVDIEVRRLVDAAHDEAWAILVEYRDVLDRLVLELLERETLNQSELVEIFAPVVKRQPRDVWLSSVERAVSSRPPVMTPTELADLAATTSQNGHIEVAPEPTEQV; translated from the coding sequence ATGACTCTCAAGAGACTCACTCGCGGCCCCGCCGTGTGGATCGCGCTCGCCGTCGTCCTCGTGTGGATCGGCGTGAGCGCACTCTCCGGCACGGGTGTCCAGCGCATCGACACGTCGGACGGCCTCAAGCTGCTCGCGCAGGGCAAGGTCGAGCAGGCGAAGATCACCGACGGCCTCCAGCGCGTCGACCTCACGCTGACCGAGGACTTCACGTCGGGCGACACCAACCTCGGCAAGCTGGTCCAGTTCTACTACGTGGTGCCGCAGGGTGCCACGGTCGTCGAGGCGATCCAGAAAGCGGACCCTCCGGGCGGCTTCAACTCCGACAACCCGCAGCAGTCCTGGTGGGGCAGCATCCTGACCCTCATCCTGCCGATGATCCTTCTGCTGGGCCTCTTCTGGTTCCTGATGTCGAACGCGCAGGGCGGCGGCTCGCGCGTCATGAGCTTCGGCAAGTCGCGCGCCAAGCTCGTCAACAAGGAGTCGCCGCAGGTCACGTTCGCTGACGTCGCGGGCGTGGACGAGGCTGTCGAGGAGCTCCAGGAGATCAAGGACTTCCTCGCCGAGCCCGCCAAGTTCCTCGCGGTCGGCGCGAAGATCCCCAAGGGCGTGCTGCTCTACGGCGCACCCGGGACCGGCAAGACCCTGCTGGCCCGTGCGGTCGCGGGCGAGGCCGGCGTGCCGTTCTACTCGATCTCTGGCTCGGACTTCGTCGAGATGTTCGTCGGCGTCGGCGCGAGCCGGGTCCGCGACCTGTTCGACCAGGCCAAGCAGAACGCGCCCTCGATCATCTTCATCGACGAGATCGACGCCGTCGGCCGCCACCGCGGTGCCGGCATGGGCGGCGGGCACGACGAGCGCGAGCAGACGCTCAACCAGATGCTCGTCGAGATGGACGGGTTCGACGTCAAGGCCAACGTGATCCTCATCGCGGCCACGAACCGCCCCGACATCCTCGACCCCGCGCTCCTGCGCCCCGGCCGCTTCGACCGTCAGATCGCCGTCGACGCGCCCGACCTCAAGGGCCGCGCGCGCATCCTCCAGGTGCACGCCCAGGGCAAGCCCATGGCCCCGCACGTCGACCTCACCGCCGTCGCCCGCCGCACCCCCGGCTTCACGGGTGCGGACCTGGCGAACGTCCTCAACGAGGCCGCGCTGCTGACGGCCCGCACGGGTGGCACGACGATCGGCGACCACGAGCTCGACGAGGCCATCGACCGCGTCATCGCGGGACCGCAGAAGCGCACACGCATCATGAAGGTCTCCGAGCAGAAGATCACGGCCTACCACGAGGGTGGTCACGCGCTCGTCGCGACGGCCCTGCGGTACACGGACCCGGTCACGAAGGTCACGATCCTTCCCCGCGGCCGCGCGCTCGGGTACACGATGGTCATGCCGACCGAGGACAAGTACTCCACGACGCGCAACGAGCTGCTCGACCAGCTCGCGTACGCCATGGGTGGGCGCGTCGCCGAGGAGCTCGTGTTCCACGACCCGACCACGGGTGCGAGCAACGACATCGACAAGGCCACCGAGACGGCCCGCAAGATGGTCACCCAGTACGGCATGAGCGAGGTCATCGGCGCGGTCAAGCTGGGGCAGGACTCCGGCGAGGTCTTCATGGGCCGCGACATGGGCCACGGGCGCGACTACTCCGAGTCTGTCGCGACGTCCGTCGACATCGAGGTGCGCCGGCTCGTCGACGCCGCGCACGACGAGGCCTGGGCGATCCTGGTCGAGTACCGCGACGTCCTCGACCGCCTCGTCCTCGAGCTGCTCGAGCGGGAGACGCTGAACCAGTCGGAGCTCGTCGAGATCTTCGCCCCGGTCGTCAAGCGCCAGCCGCGCGACGTGTGGCTCTCGAGCGTGGAGCGGGCCGTCTCGTCGCGTCCGCCCGTCATGACGCCGACCGAGCTCGCCGACCTGGCCGCGACCACCTCGCAGAACGGTCACATCGAGGTCGCCCCCGAGCCGACCGAGCAGGTCTGA
- the dacB gene encoding D-alanyl-D-alanine carboxypeptidase/D-alanyl-D-alanine-endopeptidase: MASGVRVVATTALVVLLAGGAYATADAYDVVPGMVTLAPVPAPPNPFPTAPGAVPAPAVTALLGALDPAAPAPSPAQLQGMVAALVADARMGASTGVVVVDGLTGDVLASNAPEVPHIPASTAKLVTAVAALTQLPASTTLPTRVVKGAAGQLVLVGGGDMMLAAGAGDPTAVDGRAGLADLAAQVAKGLKLAGTTTVSLGVDDTLFSGPALSPTWAASDIAAGYVAPVTALAVDVAKIKAGEYPPRYPDPSLAAAGQLAARLAEQGITVTGTPSRVTAPAGAAELGVVQSAPIADVVQYFLHTSDNTITEVVARIVAVHMGLPGSFEAASKAVLRAASELGLDTSGATLVDASGLGAGSALPPQLLVDLVRLSTSPTHPELREVATGMPIAGLSGTLADRFTTTAARGLVRAKTGSLPHVTSLAGTVVDADGRLLAFAVLADQTPDGGQLAPRATIDAFVTTLQACGCR; the protein is encoded by the coding sequence ATGGCATCGGGAGTCCGCGTGGTCGCCACGACGGCGCTCGTCGTGCTGCTCGCCGGCGGTGCGTACGCGACCGCCGACGCCTACGACGTCGTGCCGGGCATGGTCACTCTCGCTCCCGTCCCGGCGCCCCCGAACCCGTTCCCGACCGCGCCCGGTGCCGTGCCCGCGCCCGCCGTGACGGCGCTGCTGGGCGCTCTCGACCCCGCGGCGCCCGCACCGTCGCCCGCGCAGCTGCAGGGGATGGTCGCGGCCCTCGTCGCGGACGCACGGATGGGTGCGAGCACGGGGGTCGTCGTCGTCGACGGCCTCACGGGCGACGTGCTCGCGTCGAACGCCCCGGAGGTCCCGCACATCCCGGCCTCGACCGCCAAGCTCGTCACGGCCGTCGCGGCGCTCACGCAGCTCCCGGCCTCGACGACGCTGCCGACCCGCGTCGTCAAGGGTGCCGCGGGGCAGCTCGTGCTCGTCGGCGGCGGCGACATGATGCTGGCCGCCGGGGCGGGCGACCCGACGGCGGTCGACGGGCGGGCGGGCCTCGCCGACCTCGCCGCCCAGGTGGCCAAGGGGCTCAAGCTCGCGGGGACGACGACGGTCTCGCTCGGGGTCGACGACACCCTGTTCTCCGGCCCCGCGCTCAGCCCGACGTGGGCGGCCTCCGACATCGCCGCGGGGTACGTCGCACCCGTGACGGCGCTCGCGGTCGACGTCGCCAAGATCAAGGCCGGCGAGTACCCCCCGCGCTACCCCGACCCGTCGCTCGCGGCTGCCGGCCAGCTCGCCGCGCGCCTCGCGGAGCAGGGCATCACCGTGACCGGCACCCCGTCACGGGTCACCGCGCCGGCGGGGGCGGCCGAGCTCGGCGTCGTGCAGTCGGCGCCGATCGCGGACGTCGTGCAGTACTTCCTGCACACGTCGGACAACACGATCACCGAGGTCGTCGCGCGCATCGTCGCCGTGCACATGGGGCTGCCCGGCAGCTTCGAGGCCGCGAGCAAGGCGGTGCTGCGCGCAGCCTCCGAGCTCGGCCTCGACACGTCCGGGGCCACGCTCGTCGACGCCTCGGGCCTGGGAGCCGGCTCCGCGCTCCCGCCGCAGCTCCTCGTCGACCTCGTCCGGCTCTCGACCTCGCCGACGCATCCCGAGCTGCGTGAGGTCGCGACGGGCATGCCGATCGCGGGGCTCTCGGGAACGCTCGCGGACCGCTTCACGACGACGGCCGCGCGAGGTCTCGTGCGCGCGAAGACCGGCAGCCTGCCGCACGTGACGTCGCTCGCGGGAACGGTCGTCGACGCGGACGGACGCCTGCTCGCGTTCGCGGTCCTCGCGGACCAGACGCCCGACGGCGGCCAGTTGGCTCCGCGCGCGACCATCGACGCGTTCGTGACGACGCTCCAGGCGTGCGGCTGCCGCTGA
- a CDS encoding bifunctional o-acetylhomoserine/o-acetylserine sulfhydrylase produces the protein MSNNWSFETRQIHAGQTPDPTTGARALPIYQTTSFVFPDAGVAADRFALKDLGPIYTRIGNPTQTVVEDRIASLEGGVGALLVASGQAAETLAILNIAEAGDHIVASPSLYGGTYNLLHYTLPKLGIETTFVTDPHDAQAWRDAVRPNTKLFYAETIPNPRSDILDIEEVATIAHEVGVPLVVDNTIATPYLLNPITFGADVVVHSATKYLGGHGTAIGGVIVDAGTFDYAQYPERFPNYNTPDPSYHGLVYARDLGVGSAFGANLSFILKARVQLLRDLGSAISPFNAFLIAQGIETLSLRIERHVANAEKVAAWLEARDEVTAVHYAGLPSSPWYALAQKYVPRGAGAVLAFEIEGGAAAGQAFVSALELHSNVANIGDVRSLVIHPASTTHSQLTPEEQALSGVTPGLVRLAVGIEHIDDILADLDAGFRAAKGA, from the coding sequence ATGAGCAACAACTGGTCCTTCGAGACCCGCCAGATCCACGCCGGCCAGACGCCCGACCCCACGACGGGTGCGCGCGCCCTGCCGATCTACCAGACCACCTCCTTCGTGTTCCCCGACGCCGGCGTCGCCGCCGACCGATTCGCACTGAAGGACCTCGGCCCGATCTACACGCGGATCGGCAACCCCACCCAGACGGTCGTCGAGGACCGCATCGCGTCCCTCGAGGGCGGCGTCGGTGCGCTGCTCGTCGCGTCGGGCCAGGCCGCTGAGACCCTCGCGATCCTCAACATCGCCGAGGCCGGCGACCACATCGTGGCGAGCCCGAGCCTGTACGGCGGCACGTACAACCTGCTGCACTACACGCTCCCCAAGCTCGGCATCGAGACGACCTTCGTCACCGACCCGCACGACGCGCAGGCGTGGCGCGACGCCGTCCGCCCGAACACCAAGCTCTTCTACGCCGAGACGATCCCGAACCCGCGCTCCGACATCCTCGACATCGAGGAGGTCGCCACGATCGCGCACGAGGTCGGCGTCCCGCTCGTCGTCGACAACACGATCGCGACCCCGTACCTGCTCAACCCGATCACGTTCGGCGCCGACGTCGTCGTGCACTCCGCGACGAAGTACCTCGGCGGCCACGGGACCGCGATCGGCGGCGTCATCGTCGATGCGGGCACGTTCGACTACGCCCAGTACCCGGAGCGGTTCCCGAACTACAACACGCCCGACCCGAGCTACCACGGCCTGGTCTACGCGCGGGACCTCGGGGTCGGCAGCGCGTTCGGCGCGAACCTCTCCTTCATCCTCAAGGCGCGCGTGCAGCTGCTGCGCGACCTCGGCTCGGCGATCTCGCCGTTCAACGCGTTCCTCATCGCGCAGGGCATCGAGACGCTGTCGCTGCGCATCGAGCGCCATGTCGCCAACGCGGAGAAGGTCGCCGCGTGGCTCGAGGCCCGCGACGAGGTGACGGCCGTGCACTACGCCGGACTTCCGTCCAGCCCCTGGTACGCGCTCGCGCAGAAGTACGTGCCGCGTGGCGCCGGCGCCGTGCTCGCGTTCGAGATCGAGGGCGGCGCCGCCGCCGGCCAGGCGTTCGTGTCAGCGCTCGAGCTGCACTCGAACGTCGCGAACATCGGGGACGTGCGCTCGCTCGTCATCCACCCGGCGTCAACGACCCACAGCCAGCTGACCCCCGAGGAGCAGGCCCTCTCGGGTGTCACGCCCGGCCTCGTCCGCCTCGCCGTCGGCATCGAGCACATCGACGACATCCTCGCCGACCTCGACGCCGGCTTCCGGGCCGCCAAGGGTGCCTGA